Proteins from a genomic interval of Sphingobacterium sp. SYP-B4668:
- a CDS encoding RNA polymerase sigma-70 factor, which produces MLIPFEITKRSTYLACPEQPVMDIDQAPSERDTLLQLQNGDMQAFGLLYRRYSRVIYGNILRLVHDEVVAEDLLQDVFVKIWEHRALIDPERSFTAYLFTCSRNLVFNFKRRLKLEMESAIQLAYGNSEGENTVDRLLDSKETQQLLEIVINRLPTQRQKIFRLCKMEGMSYQEVADQLDISVSTVRDHIVKANKFIKEMVLRDHHLSTLLLVAYLISIN; this is translated from the coding sequence ATGCTAATCCCATTTGAAATTACCAAGAGAAGTACCTATCTTGCCTGCCCGGAACAACCAGTTATGGACATAGACCAAGCCCCATCAGAACGAGATACCTTATTGCAACTCCAAAATGGAGATATGCAGGCTTTCGGGCTGCTCTATCGGCGATACAGTCGAGTAATCTATGGCAACATCCTGCGATTGGTCCACGATGAAGTGGTCGCAGAGGACTTGCTGCAAGACGTATTTGTCAAAATATGGGAACATCGCGCATTGATAGATCCCGAGCGCTCATTTACCGCTTATCTATTTACCTGCTCCCGCAATCTGGTCTTTAATTTTAAGAGGCGATTGAAACTCGAAATGGAATCGGCCATCCAATTGGCCTATGGGAATAGCGAAGGAGAGAACACCGTTGATCGGCTCTTGGATTCGAAAGAAACCCAGCAACTGCTAGAAATCGTCATCAATAGATTGCCTACCCAAAGGCAAAAAATATTTCGGCTCTGCAAGATGGAGGGTATGAGTTACCAAGAAGTGGCCGATCAGCTGGATATATCCGTATCTACGGTGCGTGACCATATCGTAAAGGCCAATAAGTTCATCAAAGAAATGGTATTGCGTGACCATCATCTGTCGACACTCTTGCTGGTCGCTTACTTAATTTCCATAAATTAA
- a CDS encoding FecR family protein, with protein METNKAKIKQLLQRYKEGACTTEEIKALYEALSLDANAQLDEILVESLLEERYEATDQQERLDRVFADIQTQITPSIPKRRLRRMLWPLATAAVLFLVFSISIYSYFSKPVVPDEPTFTQQDADVAPAPGTNKATLKLANGDVVSLQDDQSGIVMGGDITYTDGKSVRQQTGRGHDGAVDRTKLMYELSTPQGGTYQIMLSDGTKVWLNAGSSLIYPAEFASDQRLVTLVGEGYFEVKKEQNRAFRVRSRDQIVEVLGTSFNVNAYPSNKNINTTLLDGKVKVGDGMQKAIVLKPGQQATYAAGSDIKVAEVNTAVFVGWKNGLFHFEETPLREALQQIGRWYDLDVQYQGTVTSSYFYGQMERNKPLKDVLEILEAGGIRFKLQMANGQRVLEVMSSKK; from the coding sequence GTGGAAACCAATAAAGCTAAAATAAAACAACTACTACAACGGTATAAGGAAGGGGCCTGCACGACAGAGGAGATAAAAGCACTCTATGAGGCCTTGTCTCTGGATGCGAATGCCCAATTGGATGAGATACTAGTCGAGAGCCTGCTGGAGGAACGGTATGAAGCTACCGATCAACAGGAGCGGCTGGACAGGGTATTTGCCGATATTCAAACCCAGATTACCCCATCAATACCTAAGCGTCGATTACGCCGGATGCTGTGGCCCCTGGCTACGGCAGCAGTCCTGTTTCTGGTATTCTCGATTTCGATATATTCCTATTTTTCAAAGCCAGTCGTCCCGGACGAACCAACTTTCACCCAGCAGGATGCTGATGTAGCCCCCGCACCCGGGACCAACAAAGCAACCTTGAAGCTGGCCAATGGCGACGTTGTCTCCTTGCAGGATGACCAGAGCGGAATTGTCATGGGTGGCGACATCACCTATACCGACGGCAAGTCTGTACGCCAGCAGACAGGAAGGGGCCATGATGGCGCTGTGGATCGTACCAAGCTGATGTACGAGCTATCTACCCCACAAGGGGGAACCTATCAAATCATGCTTTCGGATGGAACCAAGGTCTGGTTGAATGCGGGCTCTTCGCTGATCTATCCTGCCGAATTTGCATCCGATCAACGACTGGTCACCTTGGTAGGCGAGGGGTACTTTGAAGTTAAAAAAGAACAAAACCGTGCATTCAGGGTCCGCAGTCGAGATCAAATCGTAGAGGTGCTGGGTACCTCGTTCAACGTAAATGCGTACCCGAGCAATAAAAATATAAACACCACACTGCTCGATGGAAAGGTGAAAGTGGGCGACGGTATGCAAAAGGCCATCGTGCTCAAACCAGGTCAACAGGCCACCTACGCAGCCGGGTCTGACATAAAGGTAGCGGAAGTCAATACAGCTGTGTTTGTGGGATGGAAGAATGGCCTATTCCATTTTGAAGAGACCCCACTGCGGGAAGCCTTGCAGCAGATAGGCCGTTGGTATGATTTGGATGTGCAGTATCAAGGTACGGTGACATCCAGTTATTTCTATGGACAGATGGAGCGCAATAAGCCTTTGAAAGATGTGCTGGAAATATTGGAAGCCGGGGGCATCCGTTTTAAACTACAGATGGCCAATGGTCAACGGGTGCTGGAGGTCATGTCGAGTAAAAAGTAG